One Mycolicibacterium rufum genomic window, ACCACCGCGTCGTCGACCGGACCGTCGGTTGCAGCGGGCAGACCACCGCGATGCACCTGAACGACTTCACCACGCAGGTGTGGACGTTCACCGGCGGTCCCGCCGGCGCCGCGGACGCCGACTGGGTCAAGCAGGAGGCCGGCACCGACCGGCGCTGTTTCGTCACCACCCGCCTGCGGGAGAACGTGCTGCTGCAGGCCAAGGTCTGCCAGTCCGGCAACGGCGGGCCCGCGGTCAACGTGCTGGCGGGGGCGATGCAGAACACGCTCGGGCAGTAACGCCGCGACGCGGAGCGGACACGTCATCCATGTGTCACCCGCCGACGCGCAGAAATTGTCGGTGCGCTCTGGAAGATAAAAGGGAAGACTCGTGAGGCAGCGAGCGTCGACGACCGGAAGAGGACGGCTGATATGGGCCGCACCATGCCGTGTGACGGGATCACCGGCTGCGCCGAGAACGCACTGACCAGCGCCGAAGCCGCCGGTGAACGCCTGGTCGAGAGTTGTCTGACCGACGGACCGGTCGGCGGGGTCGGGCTGGAGATCGAGGCGCACTGCGTCGCGCCGGCTGACCCGTCACGCCGTCCCGGCTGGGACGAGCTGACGACGGCCATCGCCGGGCTGCCGCCGCTGCCCGGGGGCAGCCTGGTCACCGTCGAACCGGGCGGGGCGGTGGAACTGTCGGGCCCGCCTGCGGCCGGGCCGGCCGCCGCGATCGCCGCGATGGCGTCTGACCGGGCAGCGCTGCGCGCCTCGTTCCGGCAGGCCGGGTTCGGCCTCGTGTTGCTCGGCGCCGACCCGCTGCGCCCCGCCCGACGGGTGAACCCGGGTGGTCGCTACCTCGCGATGGAACGCTTCTTCCAGACCAGCGGCACCGGTGACGCCGGCGCGGCGATGATGACCTCCACCGCATCCATCCAGGTCAACCTCGAAGCCGGGCCGCGCGCCCAGTGGGCCGACCGGGTGCGGCTGGCCCACGCGCTGGGCCCGACGATGATCGCCGTCGCTGCGAACTCCCCGATGCTGGGCGGGGCCTTCACCGGATGGCAGTCCACCCGCCAGCGGGTGTGGGGCCAGCTGGACTCCGCCCGCTGCGGGCCTGTGCTCGGCGCCAGCGGAGACGACCCGGCCAGCGACTGGGCGCGCTACGCCTTGAAGGCGCCGGTCATGCTGGTGCACAGTCCCGACCCCGAGCCGGTCACCGAGTGGGTGCCCTTCGCCGACTGGGCCGACGGCCGGGTGCTGCTCGGTGGCCGACGGCCGACGGTCGCCGACCTCGAGTACCACTTGACCACGCTGTTCCCGCCGGTGCGGCCCCGCGGGTTCCTCGAGATCCGTTACCTCGACAGCGTGTCCGACGCGCTGTGGCCCGCCGTGGCGTGGATGTTGACGACGCTGCTCGACGATCCGGCCGCGGCGGACATCGCCGCCGAGGCCACCGAGCAGGTCGCCACCGCGTGGGACAGCGCCGCACGGGTGGGCCTGGCCGACAGGCACCTGCACGACGCCGCGATGACGTGTGTCACCGCCGTGGCCGAGCGAGCCCCGGCGGCGCTGACGGAATCGATGGAACTGCTGGCGCGTT contains:
- the egtA gene encoding ergothioneine biosynthesis glutamate--cysteine ligase EgtA, with protein sequence MGRTMPCDGITGCAENALTSAEAAGERLVESCLTDGPVGGVGLEIEAHCVAPADPSRRPGWDELTTAIAGLPPLPGGSLVTVEPGGAVELSGPPAAGPAAAIAAMASDRAALRASFRQAGFGLVLLGADPLRPARRVNPGGRYLAMERFFQTSGTGDAGAAMMTSTASIQVNLEAGPRAQWADRVRLAHALGPTMIAVAANSPMLGGAFTGWQSTRQRVWGQLDSARCGPVLGASGDDPASDWARYALKAPVMLVHSPDPEPVTEWVPFADWADGRVLLGGRRPTVADLEYHLTTLFPPVRPRGFLEIRYLDSVSDALWPAVAWMLTTLLDDPAAADIAAEATEQVATAWDSAARVGLADRHLHDAAMTCVTAVAERAPAALTESMELLARSVEQGRCPADDFADRVVSYGIADAVTQLAEGEL